One Trichoderma atroviride chromosome 7, complete sequence DNA segment encodes these proteins:
- a CDS encoding uncharacterized protein (EggNog:ENOG41), whose protein sequence is MVQRAERMLSQRDNDTELVKEFLNTGHANWDPMDYPESLLLEVESGILIREVQENIASQMRSPPQGKNATMQLNMGEGKSTVILPIVAAHLANGKQLVCVIGSKPQAKELFRMLTSNLGGLMDHQVYQMPFSRSLKFTTSDAERILQILKKCSETGGILLMQPEHLLSFKLMGIENCLGSQREVGQILLDIQHYLNTHSRTIVDESDDVFSVKFELIYTMGTQVSIDLSPDRWVIAQRVLSIVMEAVHSIGDELPQSIEISPSREGQFPRVRILRQDAEDMLLSLLAEKICTAGVPGLPITRQSPAVRECVREYILNRDLDINQISSVEVESGFFIESMKGPLLLVRGLIAEGVLSFAFRQKRWRVNYGLDLSRVPKTRLAVPYRAKDSPTSRSEFSHPDVVIVLTQLTYYYGGLSDDDLFAVFDHLLRADQAEAQYQDWILDAPRSTEGLQELDGSNNEGSSSGDSRDIFSFSPCKEYH, encoded by the coding sequence ATGGTTCAGAGAGCCGAAAGGATGCTCAGCCAGCGAGACAACGATACGGAGCTGGTCAAGGAATTTTTAAATACCGGCCATGCGAACTGGGACCCTATGGACTATCCCGAGTCATTGCTTTTGGAAGTGGAAAGTGGAATTTTGATTCGTGAGGTGCAAGAAAATATTGCGTCGCAGATGCGAAGCCCGCCACAGGGCAAAAACGCAACCATGCAGCTGAACATGGGCGAGGGCAAGTCAACAGTAATTTTGCCAATAGTTGCTGCGCATCTAGCGAATGGAAAGCAGCTTGTTTGTGTAATTGGCAGCAAACCACAAGCAAAGGAACTCTTCCGAATGTTGACTTCCAACCTTGGAGGGCTTATGGACCATCAGGTTTATCAAATGCCATTCTCGAGGTCACTCAAGTTCACGACATCTGATGCTGAAAGGATCCTCCAAATTTTGAAAAAATGCTCCGAAACCGGTGGCATTCTTCTGATGCAGCCCGAGCATCTGCTTTCGTTCAAACTTATGGGAATTGAAAATTGTCTTGGATCTCAAAGAGAAGTTGGCCAAATTTTGCTAGATATCCAACACTACCTCAATACCCATTCGCGAACCATTGTCGATGAGAGTGATGACGTCTTTAGTGTCAAATTTGAACTGATTTATACAATGGGAACACAAGTCTCCATTGATCTCAGTCCAGATCGTTGGGTCATCGCACAGCGTGTCCTTAGCATTGTAATGGAAGCTGTGCATTCAATAGGGGACGAATTGCCTCAATCAATCGAGATTTCCCCTTCTAGAGAAGGACAATTTCCACGCGTCCGCATCTTACGCCAAGATGCAGAGGATATGTTGTTAAGCCTGCTTGCCGAAAAGATTTGTACTGCTGGAGTTCCAGGATTGCCCATAACGAGACAATCACCAGCTGTAAGGGAATGTGTCCGTGAGTACATTCTCAACAGGGATTTAGATATAAACCAGATCAGTTCTGTGGAAGTGGAATCGGGATTCTTCATAGAATCTATGAAGGGGCCTTTGCTCCTTGTCAGGGGTCTGATCGCCGAGGGGGTTTTAAGTTTCGCATTCAGACAGAAGCGCTGGAGGGTAAACTACGGCCTTGACCTAAGTCGCGTTCCGAAGACTCGACTCGCTGTACCCTACCGAGCCAAAGACAGCCCCACATCCAGGTCCGAATTCAGTCATCCCGATGTCGTTATTGTTCTTACTCAACTTACGTACTACTATGGTGGTCTCTCTGATGATGACCTTTTTGCTGTTTTTGATCACTTATTACGTGCAGATCAAGCTGAGGCACAATACCAGGACTGGATTTTGGATGCCCCCCGATCTACCGAAGGCCTTCAGGAGCTTGACGGGAGTAACAATGAAGGATCGTCATCAGGCGATTCACGAGATATTTTCTCATTTTCGCCGTGCAAAGAATACCATTGA
- a CDS encoding uncharacterized protein (EggNog:ENOG41): protein MDSKSFDMGHDKLIIALDFGTTYSGIAYCFAHQRDNSPISVDKWAGAHGIDVPKIPTIICYNEHEPEKFVWGGSVAPQSKSISEFKLLLDPSQPRPKYLPKINVSEELGRLPKPPIQITADFIGAMYGHAITEITKKVPSDYVEMCQKEYILSVPAVWSDAAKNATVKEPEAATLWTTKKLNVALGSGDVFVVCDAGGGTVDLVSYEVETTIPRLQVKEIIPGTGGMAGSLCINKRFESAVRELVGEEQWSALWPSKGFQLASAQFDKEIKKGFQGHSDDEFSDEEFSDEEFFVTFYPVKLKDDPDRGLESNTWTMVEEDLKQIFDPVINDILGLIGEQIDRVKAKLGTRAPKYIFLVGGFGSNRYLMRKVSSEYRNIEVLQPPDAWAAIAKGAALSSMSSEATVMSFSATRHYGVKVWTPHNRIRHEGRPFEESVDGDVVTETVKYYFGLLNIGTILLIKE, encoded by the exons ATGGACTCAAAATCATTCGACATGGGGCATGATAAGCTCATCATTGCCTTAGATTTTGGTACCACATACTCTGGCATTGCCTACTGTTTTGCCCATCAGCGTGATAACTCGCCTATTTCTGTGGATAAATGGGCAG GAGCGCATGGCATCGATGTGCCAAAAATTCCTACCATAATCTGCTACAACGAGCATGAGCCGGAAAAGTTCGTCTGGGGGGGAAGTGTAGCACCACAATCTAAGAGTATATCTGAATTCAAACTTTTACTTGACCCCTCGCAACCAAGGCCTAAGTATCTCCCGAAAATCAACGTTAGCGAGGAACTGGGACGACTTCCTAAGCCGCCTATTCAGATTACCGCCGATTTCATCGGCGCCATGTATGGCCATGCAATCACAGAAATAACGAAGAAGGTACCCAGTGACTATGTCGAAATGTGTCAGAAGGAATACATATTGTCTG TGCCCGCTGTGTGGTCAGATGCTGCCAAGAACGCTACAGTGAAG GAGCCCGAAGCTGCCACGTTATGGACTACAAAAAAACTTAATGTTGCCCTTGGTTCAGGCGATGTCTTTGTTGTTTgcgatgctggcggcggcactGTTGATCTAGTATCATATGAAGTCGAGACTACCATTCCTAGATTGCAAGTCAAAGAGATTATTCCAGGCACAG GCGGCATGGCAGGATCTCTCTGTATAAATAAGCGTTTCGAGTCCGCTGTCAGAGAACTTGTTGGCGAGGAGCAGTGGAGTGCGCTATGGCCAAGCAAAGGTTTCCAGCTTGCATCAGCGCAATTCGACAAAGAGATTAAAAAGGGATTCCAAGGACACTCTGACGATGAGTTTTCCGATGAAGAGTTTTCTGATGAAGAGTTTTTCGTCACCTTCTATCCGGTAAAGCTGAAAGACGACCCTGACCGCGGTCTGGAGTCAAATACATGGACGATGGTTGA AGAGGATTTGAAACAAATATTTGACCCCGTTATTAATGACATCCTTGGGCTTATTGGCGAACAAATCGACCGTGTTAAGGCTAAGCTTGGAACACGAGCTCCAAAG TACATTTTCTTGGTAGGCGGCTTTGGTAGTAACAGATATCTGATGAGAAAAGTCTCAAGCGAATATCGCAATATCGAAGTATTACAGCCACCCGACGCTTGGGCTGCGATTGCCAA GGGTGCTGCACTTTCTAGCATGTCAAGTGAGGCAACTGTcatgagcttctcggccACCCGCCATTACGGCGTCAAAGTGTGGACACCTCATAATAGAATTCGCCATGAAGGCAGGCCCTTTGAGGAAAGTGTCGACGGCGATGTCGTAACAGAAACAGTTAAGTACTACTTTGGTTTGTTGAATATTGGTACTATTTTACTGATAAAAGAGTAG
- a CDS encoding uncharacterized protein (EggNog:ENOG41) → MASLPVGYLLGWDNILVQLFTPKIDFNKPDTVLIIMQIIHQAGPPDNCSTHRASHQQLCDETFVERLLQGLSHAVDRIYKNWESYISLRAFIAIAIKALNCSPTQTLMETYRQFLGRCRSVVFNWINLLQEKLSGLDDEEERRDFYLIISQMALICIASFDVDEKHLRIILTDATQMHMMIHSSIIIQNLSHSVGACTEPFYINLALQKQRVLYNSYGFILTETFDNMSQGLNLAVKSALPFYNEGGVWKLLSDIEYNWLETKTIPRNGKVSLPIQINILTGELLVNGLPPSRLPTLYEEHPVFRELFGREMIEVMPSDIPGTNFASMKTYHGYNFAFGMDHSEPRQLIIVASANDEMLDLIPLVSLVWSSLGPRSPPGVPQIRTGV, encoded by the exons ATGGCTAGCCTACCTGTTGGATATCTCCTGGGTTGGGACAACATCCTCGTTCAACTATTTACGCCCAAGATTGACTTTAACAAGCCGGATACTGTCCTCATAATAATGCAGATCATTCATCAAGCAGGCCCACCAGACAATTGCTCTACGCATAGGGCCAGCCACCAACAACTTTGCGACGAAACCTTTGTTGAGAGACTTCTTCAAGGCTTATCTCATGCGGTAGATAGAATATATAAGAATTGGGAGTCTTATATATCGTTGAGAGCCTTCATTGCGATTGCTATAAAAGCTCTGAATTGCTCCCCGACGCAAACATTAATGGAAACGTACCGCCAGTTTCTTGGGCGATGCCGCTCGGTTGTCTTCAATTGGATCAATCTGCTTCAAGAAAAGCTTTCTGGGcttgacgacgaggaagagcgACGGGATTTCTATCTCATCATTTCTCAGATGGCACTAATCTGCATTGCGTCTTTTGATGTGGACGAAAAACATCTGAGAATTATTCTAACAGATGCCACGCAAATGCATATGATGATACACTCATCAATCATCATACAGAATCTATCACACAGTGTTGGGGCATGCACTGAGCCCTTCTACATTAACCTGGCGTTACAAAAACAGCGCGTTCTGTATAATTCTTATGGATTTATTCTTACCGAAACTTTTGACAATATGAGCCAAGGACTGAATCTCGCCGTTAAAtcagctttgcctttttacAACGAAGGAGGTGTATGGAAGCTTTTATCTGACATTGAATACAACTGGCtagagacgaagacgattCCCAGAAATGGCAAGGTTTCATTGCCCATCCAGATCAATATTTTAACGGGCGAACTATTGGTTAACGGCTTACCGCCTTCTCGTCTACCGACACTATATGAGGAACATCCGGTGTTCAGGGAACTATTTGGGAGAGAAATGATAGAAGTGATGCCCTCAGATATTCCTGGGACAAATTTCGCGTCAATGAAAACATACCATGGATATAACTTCGCTTTTGGAATGGACCATTCCGAACCTCGGCAGCTCATTATTGTGGCATCTGCCAATGACGAAATGCTGGATCTGATTCCAC TCGTCAGTCTGGTATGGTCGAGTTTAGGCCCGCGAAGTCCGCCTGGTGTTCCTCAGATTCGAACTGGCGTTTAA